One window of the Candidatus Bathyarchaeia archaeon genome contains the following:
- a CDS encoding YciC family protein — MRISVTEILNSSFSVYLSSLEIFFSIFLALNVVNVALIKFILGFLPPFNPPYISADSFLLRTVNYLASSTPILSLAFLSAWILTNLGCGLAVKSAFDIFEGRKVNVKSNLILVFKLLKDILSVSFLTGVLIVSGIILFIFPGIIMAVIFNLSIPALISERLGVFRSLKRSRDLTDGAWWKTFLLLTAVFILLAAAYLSAELLTTVLRSSIAKTMATIIAISLVEPIYPISISNLYNVLERQKAAHRPIDRETAYQQRIFESEVKVCYNCGQILPYDAVYCPNCGVRAV; from the coding sequence ATGAGAATCTCTGTTACTGAAATACTTAATAGCTCGTTTTCCGTTTATCTAAGCAGCTTAGAAATCTTCTTCTCGATCTTTTTAGCCTTAAACGTTGTTAACGTCGCTTTAATTAAATTTATTCTAGGTTTTTTGCCGCCTTTTAATCCACCATATATTTCAGCGGATAGTTTTCTTCTTCGAACAGTTAATTATTTGGCTTCCTCAACACCGATCCTTTCTCTCGCTTTCCTTTCAGCTTGGATATTAACAAACTTAGGTTGCGGTTTAGCGGTCAAATCTGCTTTCGACATTTTTGAGGGGAGGAAAGTGAATGTGAAAAGCAACCTTATATTAGTTTTCAAATTACTGAAAGATATATTGAGCGTAAGTTTCTTGACAGGAGTTCTTATTGTCTCGGGAATAATCCTCTTCATATTTCCGGGGATTATTATGGCTGTGATCTTTAACCTATCTATACCAGCGCTAATATCTGAGCGGTTAGGGGTTTTTAGGAGCTTGAAGAGGAGCAGAGATCTAACTGATGGCGCATGGTGGAAGACTTTTCTACTCCTCACAGCAGTATTCATATTGCTTGCGGCGGCCTATTTATCCGCGGAGCTACTGACGACAGTTCTTCGCTCAAGCATTGCTAAAACGATGGCTACCATCATAGCTATCTCGCTCGTTGAGCCTATATATCCCATAAGCATATCCAATCTCTATAATGTTCTTGAGAGGCAGAAAGCCGCCCATCGGCCGATAGATCGCGAGACAGCATACCAGCAACGCATTTTCGAGTCGGAAGTGAAGGTTTGCTACAACTGTGGACAGATTTTGCCATATGATGCAGTATACTGCCCGAATTGTGGAGTAAGAGCCGTCTAA
- a CDS encoding ATP-dependent DNA ligase produces MDYSLVTEAYEKIEGTTKRLEMTDYLVELLMKTPKEVIDKVVYLTQGKLYPDYVGIELGVAERLALRAVAKVAGRKEEEIEEDLARTGDLGETAQIFLEKRRQVSFFRKPLTVERVYQTLDRIAKAAGEGSMDLKVNLLAGLLADATPKEAKYIIRTVTGKLRLGIADMTILDALAIAYGKGKGARDIIERAYNISSDLGKVAKALAEGGLEALKNFHVSVGNPIRPMLAERLSSPAEILEKLGGKCIAEYKYDGERIQAHKSGNDVTLFSRRLENITSQYPDAVELIRNHVKAEAAIIEAECVAVNLDTGEMMPFQELMHRRRKYDIEKAAKEYPVSLFAFDVLYVDGKDLTLEPYPTRHKVLEEMIEQSDRFQIAKYLIVDNADDLERFFEEAVEAGCEGLVCKSLSGDAIYQAGARGWLWIKYKRDYKSEMTDTVDLVVVGAFYGRGRRAGTYGALLLAAYNHDNDTFETVCKCGSGFTDEDLQNLPKMLDPYRINHRHPRVNSNLEADVWFLPKMVIEVIGAEITLSPIHTCAKDLIRKGSGLAIRFPRFTGRYRTDKSAEDATRVDEIVEMYRRQLKKIEAE; encoded by the coding sequence ATGGATTACTCTCTCGTCACAGAGGCGTATGAGAAAATCGAAGGCACGACAAAGAGGCTTGAAATGACCGATTACCTAGTTGAATTGCTTATGAAAACACCCAAAGAAGTCATAGATAAAGTTGTGTATTTAACTCAGGGTAAACTTTACCCAGACTATGTAGGCATAGAGCTCGGCGTAGCGGAGAGGCTTGCGTTAAGGGCTGTAGCTAAGGTTGCGGGGCGCAAAGAAGAAGAGATTGAAGAAGATTTGGCGAGAACCGGAGATTTAGGTGAAACCGCGCAGATCTTCCTAGAGAAAAGGCGCCAGGTGTCTTTCTTTAGAAAGCCTTTAACCGTAGAGAGAGTTTATCAGACTCTTGATAGGATAGCGAAGGCTGCCGGAGAAGGCTCTATGGATTTGAAGGTAAATCTTCTGGCAGGTCTTTTAGCTGACGCGACGCCGAAAGAGGCAAAATATATTATTAGAACTGTTACCGGGAAACTTCGCCTCGGCATAGCCGACATGACCATTCTGGATGCGCTGGCAATAGCCTACGGTAAGGGGAAGGGTGCAAGAGACATTATTGAGAGGGCGTATAATATATCCTCTGACCTAGGCAAAGTTGCCAAAGCCCTCGCTGAAGGCGGACTTGAAGCCCTCAAGAATTTTCATGTCTCAGTCGGCAATCCAATTAGACCGATGCTGGCCGAGAGATTAAGCTCTCCTGCCGAGATACTTGAAAAACTTGGCGGAAAATGCATCGCCGAATACAAGTATGATGGCGAGAGAATACAAGCCCACAAGTCTGGTAACGACGTAACGCTATTCTCAAGGAGACTTGAAAATATTACAAGCCAGTATCCCGATGCAGTAGAATTAATCAGGAACCATGTTAAAGCTGAAGCCGCCATAATTGAAGCTGAATGCGTGGCTGTGAACCTCGATACCGGAGAGATGATGCCCTTCCAAGAGCTCATGCATAGGAGACGCAAATACGATATTGAGAAAGCCGCAAAAGAGTATCCTGTCTCCCTCTTCGCATTCGATGTGCTCTATGTTGATGGTAAAGATTTAACGTTAGAGCCGTACCCGACGAGGCACAAGGTTCTTGAGGAGATGATCGAGCAAAGCGATAGGTTTCAGATAGCTAAATACTTGATTGTTGATAACGCTGACGACCTAGAGCGTTTCTTTGAGGAGGCTGTAGAGGCTGGATGCGAGGGGCTTGTCTGCAAGTCGCTGAGCGGCGACGCTATTTATCAGGCTGGAGCTAGAGGCTGGCTCTGGATAAAATATAAGCGGGACTATAAGAGCGAGATGACCGACACGGTAGACCTCGTAGTTGTCGGAGCATTCTATGGTAGGGGAAGGAGAGCTGGAACCTATGGAGCGCTGCTTCTAGCAGCTTACAACCATGATAACGATACTTTTGAAACAGTTTGTAAGTGCGGATCCGGCTTCACAGATGAAGATCTACAGAACCTTCCAAAAATGCTTGATCCCTATAGGATTAACCATAGGCATCCACGGGTAAACTCAAACCTTGAGGCGGACGTATGGTTCCTGCCAAAAATGGTTATAGAAGTAATCGGAGCCGAAATAACTCTAAGCCCAATCCACACCTGCGCGAAAGACCTGATAAGAAAGGGAAGCGGATTAGCAATAAGATTCCCGAGATTTACGGGAAGGTATCGCACCGATAAATCGGCGGAGGATGCTACAAGAGTGGACGAAATAGTGGAAATGTATAGGAGACAACTAAAGAAGATAGAAGCCGAGTAA
- a CDS encoding rhomboid family intramembrane serine protease: protein MRKVTLLILLCILTTILCSYFGENPLLDALYFSGENLAKGYFWTPITSLFIHANLMHLIGNIVFLYIFGSTLEREVGSARTMLAFFFGGALSFILSLYFYGYNARMVGASAAIFTLAAAVMLIKPLKFSWIFLMPLGLVAVLYFIYNLFAAYYLAGSTSIGYWGHAIGFLIGVPFGISWSRGKWKINLLITVALLALYLFAVFIITRMLF, encoded by the coding sequence TTGAGGAAAGTTACATTGCTAATTCTCCTCTGCATACTCACAACTATACTCTGTTCATACTTTGGTGAAAACCCTCTGCTCGACGCCTTGTATTTTAGCGGCGAGAACCTCGCGAAAGGATATTTTTGGACCCCGATAACATCTCTTTTTATACATGCAAATTTAATGCATCTAATCGGAAACATTGTTTTTCTCTACATTTTTGGGAGCACGTTGGAAAGGGAGGTTGGGTCGGCTAGAACCATGTTGGCATTCTTTTTTGGTGGAGCATTATCGTTTATTTTAAGCCTATACTTTTACGGTTACAATGCTAGGATGGTTGGTGCCTCAGCTGCGATTTTCACATTAGCGGCCGCGGTTATGCTCATTAAACCGCTTAAATTTTCCTGGATATTTTTGATGCCTTTAGGACTTGTCGCAGTCTTATATTTCATATATAATCTTTTCGCGGCTTACTATTTAGCTGGCAGCACTAGTATAGGTTACTGGGGGCATGCTATAGGCTTTTTAATAGGAGTCCCGTTTGGAATTTCTTGGAGCCGCGGTAAATGGAAAATAAACCTACTGATAACGGTGGCGCTTTTAGCATTATACCTGTTTGCAGTTTTCATTATAACGAGGATGCTTTTTTGA
- a CDS encoding glycosyltransferase, with protein sequence MRVYFGVCGIGFGHAGRCIPIANRLRDLGAEILFSTYKDAVEYIRREGYPVVEPPSMDVMVKPDGTIDFRQTVVNPGPFLAAFMFTRQVETEIRFLRAFKPDVVVSDSRVSPIIAARSLGIPDICIVNQFKIIIPRKKRLLRLAKITETGGLAIIGKIWVAGPSPLLIPDFPPPYTISVENLKMPMRYYRRVKFVGPILPTYPDELPSKEELREKLGFNDDKPLIFAPISGPLKERAYIIEVLKKIFREFPEDYQIVMSTGSPDNPIQVTRYKRNFTVYNWLPNRFEYLKASDLVISRAGHGTLTQNIYYGKPMVLIPTPSHTEQTNNAIRVREMGIAEVIEQSEVTVETLLSAVNKVLSDDTYRRNIEDIRSKVIGINGLKTVVETILNLVEDGYGA encoded by the coding sequence ATTAGAGTTTACTTTGGGGTGTGCGGTATCGGATTTGGGCATGCTGGAAGATGCATACCAATAGCTAATAGGCTCAGGGATCTGGGCGCCGAGATATTATTCTCAACCTACAAAGATGCTGTAGAATACATTAGGAGAGAGGGTTACCCCGTGGTTGAACCCCCCTCAATGGACGTCATGGTTAAACCGGATGGAACGATAGATTTCAGGCAGACAGTAGTCAACCCCGGCCCCTTCCTAGCCGCCTTCATGTTTACTAGGCAGGTTGAGACCGAAATTAGATTTCTCAGAGCGTTTAAGCCGGACGTTGTTGTCTCTGACTCACGAGTTTCCCCTATTATAGCCGCAAGGTCTCTAGGCATCCCAGACATATGCATAGTTAACCAATTCAAAATAATAATACCTAGGAAGAAGAGGCTTCTCAGGCTTGCAAAGATCACCGAGACTGGGGGATTAGCAATAATAGGTAAAATTTGGGTTGCTGGGCCATCCCCCCTTCTGATCCCGGATTTTCCGCCACCATACACGATATCTGTTGAAAACCTAAAAATGCCGATGAGATATTATAGGCGCGTAAAATTTGTCGGCCCTATACTGCCCACTTACCCGGACGAACTGCCAAGTAAGGAGGAGCTACGCGAAAAGCTTGGTTTTAACGATGATAAACCGTTGATATTTGCGCCCATAAGCGGGCCATTAAAAGAGAGAGCCTACATAATCGAAGTCTTAAAGAAGATTTTTAGGGAGTTTCCTGAAGACTATCAGATCGTCATGTCTACTGGAAGCCCGGATAATCCTATTCAAGTTACCAGATATAAACGCAACTTTACGGTTTATAACTGGCTTCCAAACAGATTTGAGTATTTGAAGGCTTCGGATCTGGTAATCTCTAGAGCTGGGCACGGAACATTAACACAAAATATTTACTATGGTAAGCCAATGGTGCTAATACCGACGCCAAGCCACACTGAGCAAACAAACAACGCAATAAGGGTCAGGGAGATGGGGATTGCTGAGGTTATAGAGCAGAGTGAAGTCACTGTGGAGACTCTTCTTAGCGCCGTGAACAAAGTCTTATCAGATGATACGTATAGGAGGAATATTGAGGATATACGAAGTAAGGTTATTGGGATAAATGGATTGAAAACCGTGGTAGAAACGATTCTAAACTTAGTAGAAGATGGTTATGGCGCTTAG
- a CDS encoding RlmE family RNA methyltransferase, with translation MPGQWLLRKRDYYYRRAKEENYRSRAAYKLLQAVKKYGFIKYGDVVVDLGAAPGGWLQAARKLVGDKGFVLGVDLREIKPLNFENVHTIVGDIRDSETIGRIKAILPRPADVVISDVSPNVSGVWELDHARQIELAEASLNIALAALRKGGNFFTKVFQGDLFQQFLGRVREHFNQVKVIKPEASRKSSAEIYVLGLNYRG, from the coding sequence TTGCCCGGTCAATGGCTTTTGAGAAAAAGAGATTATTATTATAGGAGAGCGAAAGAGGAAAATTATAGGTCGCGCGCAGCATATAAGCTTCTACAGGCAGTGAAAAAATATGGTTTTATAAAATATGGAGATGTCGTCGTTGATTTAGGTGCTGCTCCAGGCGGATGGCTTCAAGCCGCTAGAAAACTGGTTGGCGATAAAGGCTTCGTTTTAGGCGTAGATTTAAGGGAGATTAAACCGTTAAACTTTGAGAATGTTCACACAATTGTTGGCGACATCAGGGATTCTGAAACAATAGGAAGGATTAAAGCCATTTTGCCAAGGCCGGCAGACGTTGTGATATCAGATGTTTCACCGAATGTTTCCGGGGTCTGGGAGCTAGATCATGCACGGCAAATAGAGCTCGCGGAAGCCTCGCTAAACATAGCTCTCGCGGCTCTTAGGAAAGGTGGAAATTTTTTTACGAAGGTTTTCCAAGGAGATTTATTTCAGCAATTCTTAGGTAGGGTTAGAGAGCATTTCAATCAGGTGAAAGTTATAAAGCCTGAAGCAAGTAGGAAGAGTAGCGCTGAAATATATGTGCTGGGACTAAACTACAGAGGGTGA
- a CDS encoding Lrp/AsnC family transcriptional regulator codes for MPRDNDLEQKALEIIMRSGEKGILQSDLWREINATSREGSRISIRLESKGLIYRKPEISRGRWTYRLYPKRHAVSIDSILDCPCISCEESLKCGAGGRTSPNNCEKLVQWILKEDQA; via the coding sequence ATGCCTAGAGACAATGATCTTGAACAGAAGGCGCTTGAGATAATAATGAGGAGCGGCGAGAAGGGGATACTGCAATCGGATCTCTGGCGCGAGATTAACGCTACGAGTAGGGAGGGGTCTAGAATATCGATTAGGCTTGAAAGCAAAGGATTAATTTATCGGAAGCCGGAGATTTCAAGGGGGCGGTGGACATATAGGCTGTATCCTAAGCGCCATGCTGTCTCAATAGACTCAATACTGGACTGCCCATGCATCTCATGTGAGGAAAGCTTAAAGTGTGGTGCTGGTGGAAGAACTTCACCAAACAACTGCGAAAAATTAGTGCAGTGGATACTTAAGGAAGACCAAGCCTAA
- the kae1 gene encoding KEOPS complex N(6)-L-threonylcarbamoyladenine synthase Kae1, giving the protein MRRLEGYCLGIESTADDFGVGIASFSGEVLANVNDVYIPEKGGIHPREASRHHAMVAGKVISEAFRKAGIKPREVDVIAFSQGPGLGPCLRVGATAARALASYLNKPLVGVNHCLAHIEIGRMVSGVKDPVTLYVSGGNTIVAAFEARRYRVFGETLDIAVGNCLDVFAREAGLKPEAGKPLGAIVEELASRGKRFVQLPYTVKGMDLSFSGLLTAAINLLHEGKHSLEDICYSFQEIAFAMLTEVTERALAHTEKKEVLLTGGVAANKRLQSMLSAMCEEHGARFCVVPREYATDNGAMIAWTGVLCYRHGLITPIEKSFVKLKWRLDEVEVPWI; this is encoded by the coding sequence ATGCGAAGGCTAGAAGGCTACTGCCTAGGCATCGAGAGCACAGCCGATGACTTTGGGGTTGGAATAGCTTCTTTTAGCGGCGAGGTGCTCGCCAACGTTAATGATGTTTATATTCCGGAGAAGGGGGGAATTCATCCGAGAGAGGCCTCAAGACACCACGCCATGGTTGCCGGTAAAGTTATATCTGAAGCGTTTAGGAAAGCTGGGATAAAGCCGAGGGAAGTCGACGTGATAGCTTTTTCACAGGGGCCGGGTTTAGGGCCATGTTTAAGGGTTGGCGCAACCGCCGCAAGAGCCTTAGCATCATATTTAAACAAGCCTCTGGTCGGGGTCAACCATTGCTTAGCCCACATAGAGATAGGTAGAATGGTTAGCGGGGTTAAAGACCCTGTAACGCTTTACGTGTCCGGAGGCAACACCATCGTGGCCGCTTTTGAAGCGAGGAGGTATAGGGTTTTCGGCGAAACCTTAGATATCGCTGTTGGAAATTGCCTAGATGTTTTTGCTAGGGAAGCTGGCTTAAAGCCTGAGGCCGGCAAACCCCTTGGAGCGATCGTTGAAGAGTTGGCGTCGCGGGGCAAGAGGTTTGTCCAGCTACCGTACACCGTTAAGGGTATGGATTTATCCTTTAGCGGACTGCTAACCGCTGCCATAAATCTTCTACATGAAGGAAAACATTCTCTTGAAGATATATGCTATAGTTTTCAGGAAATAGCGTTCGCGATGCTAACAGAGGTTACTGAAAGAGCATTAGCGCACACGGAGAAAAAGGAGGTTTTATTGACTGGAGGAGTCGCGGCAAACAAAAGATTGCAGAGTATGCTGAGCGCGATGTGTGAGGAGCACGGCGCACGCTTCTGTGTTGTACCTAGGGAATATGCCACAGATAATGGGGCCATGATAGCTTGGACCGGAGTATTATGCTACAGGCATGGGTTGATCACCCCGATTGAGAAGAGCTTTGTTAAGCTTAAGTGGAGGCTAGACGAAGTCGAGGTTCCATGGATTTAA
- a CDS encoding KEOPS complex kinase/ATPase Bud32 — translation MSVLIKKGAEASIYLEEWCGMKAIFKRRYPKKYRTPELDRMLQVQRTKHEPQMIHKAKEAGVPTPIIFMVDLEESTIIMEYVEGKQIKQILNDLPPDERIKICRQIGVLVGRLHKNGIIHGDLTTSNMILTKHGNIVFVDFGLSEQSTDLEEKGVDLHLMKRSFASTHYKYADECFRAVMEGYEEVVGSEVAKEVLERVREIERRGRYITER, via the coding sequence ATGAGCGTCCTGATAAAGAAGGGTGCTGAGGCAAGTATTTATCTCGAAGAATGGTGTGGCATGAAAGCCATATTTAAGAGAAGGTACCCGAAAAAGTATCGTACACCTGAACTCGATAGGATGCTGCAGGTGCAGAGGACTAAACATGAGCCGCAGATGATTCATAAGGCTAAGGAGGCGGGGGTCCCTACGCCAATAATATTTATGGTTGACTTAGAGGAGTCTACAATAATCATGGAGTATGTTGAGGGCAAGCAGATAAAACAGATACTTAATGACCTGCCGCCCGACGAGAGAATTAAGATATGTCGGCAAATAGGCGTACTTGTGGGTAGGCTGCATAAAAATGGAATAATCCACGGCGACCTCACCACCTCAAACATGATTTTAACAAAGCATGGAAACATAGTTTTTGTGGACTTCGGTTTAAGCGAGCAGAGCACGGATCTTGAGGAGAAAGGCGTAGACTTACATTTAATGAAGAGATCTTTTGCTAGCACACATTATAAATACGCTGACGAATGTTTTAGGGCGGTTATGGAAGGTTACGAGGAAGTGGTGGGAAGCGAGGTTGCGAAAGAAGTTTTAGAGAGAGTTAGAGAAATAGAGAGAAGAGGCCGATATATAACGGAGAGGTGA
- a CDS encoding XTP/dITP diphosphatase, with the protein MQPKRFPYGKLIFFATGNINKFNEARGVLAEYGISVAMLKIKTVEIQDDDIENIAKARALNALREVNLPLIVEDAGLFIDALKGFPGPFSSYVYKTIGLNGIIKLLNGVEDRRAHFKSAVVFCDPSGELKCFIGVSNGRIAREPRGSSGFGFDPIFEPDERPTKTFGEMGIEEKNLFSHRAKALRRFAEWYRDWSTS; encoded by the coding sequence ATGCAGCCCAAAAGATTCCCCTACGGTAAACTAATATTTTTTGCGACTGGAAACATCAATAAATTTAATGAAGCCAGAGGGGTTTTAGCGGAATACGGAATATCAGTTGCAATGCTCAAAATTAAAACGGTGGAAATTCAAGATGACGATATTGAGAATATTGCGAAGGCGAGAGCCTTAAACGCTTTACGTGAGGTTAATTTGCCGTTGATCGTCGAAGACGCCGGGCTCTTTATAGATGCTTTAAAAGGTTTTCCGGGACCATTCTCCTCATATGTTTATAAGACGATAGGGTTGAACGGAATAATTAAGCTTTTAAATGGGGTGGAGGATCGTAGAGCGCATTTTAAGTCCGCAGTTGTATTCTGTGATCCAAGCGGCGAATTAAAGTGTTTCATAGGAGTGTCTAATGGTAGGATTGCTAGAGAACCCAGAGGCAGCAGCGGCTTCGGCTTCGATCCGATATTTGAGCCTGATGAGCGGCCTACAAAAACCTTTGGTGAAATGGGCATCGAAGAGAAAAATCTTTTCTCACATCGTGCAAAAGCTTTGAGAAGATTTGCTGAGTGGTATAGGGATTGGTCTACTTCCTGA
- a CDS encoding 50S ribosomal protein L40e → MPIVDPLKRSIAQKKRLYLKICRDCGVRNAPTAEKCRKCRSRNLRWKKREKTR, encoded by the coding sequence ATGCCTATAGTTGATCCATTAAAGAGGAGCATAGCGCAGAAGAAGAGACTTTACCTAAAGATATGTAGAGACTGCGGTGTTAGAAACGCTCCAACCGCTGAAAAATGCAGGAAATGCAGAAGCAGAAACTTAAGATGGAAGAAGCGGGAGAAGACCCGATAG
- a CDS encoding phosphoribosyltransferase family protein has protein sequence MLHDLTYDEVKASTHTEDLKFRLATVELLRTAKKYYTYRELAAKTDLPVTVLSRYAKGHVLPNKERARQLWNTLSKIVGLENEFKRRLKFNSDGYFDNTLLIGDIILLRQAANYAIARFAGKRITKVLTAAVDGVPLATMVANALGVNLVIAKSNKEVGVSSFLEETYVLSNSGYTLTLYIPRDAIKRRDSILIVDDIIKSGETQNALLNLVYKAKAEVAGIFAMIAVGNEWMEKMRMPSDCQIEVILKVG, from the coding sequence ATGCTCCACGATTTAACATATGATGAGGTTAAAGCTTCAACCCACACCGAAGATTTAAAATTTCGTTTAGCAACAGTGGAGTTGCTTCGAACAGCTAAAAAATATTATACTTACAGAGAGCTCGCCGCTAAAACCGATCTACCCGTAACGGTCTTAAGCAGGTATGCCAAAGGCCATGTCCTACCGAACAAGGAAAGGGCTCGCCAGCTATGGAACACGCTATCGAAAATTGTTGGCTTAGAGAACGAGTTCAAGAGGAGGTTAAAGTTTAACAGCGACGGATATTTTGATAATACCTTGCTCATAGGCGACATAATACTTTTAAGGCAGGCTGCAAACTATGCGATAGCTAGGTTCGCTGGAAAAAGAATAACGAAAGTTTTAACCGCCGCCGTGGACGGCGTCCCTCTCGCAACGATGGTTGCCAATGCTTTAGGCGTTAACTTGGTTATAGCGAAGTCAAATAAGGAGGTTGGGGTCTCATCGTTCCTTGAGGAAACATATGTATTAAGCAATTCGGGGTACACTTTAACGCTTTATATTCCAAGGGACGCGATTAAGAGGCGCGATAGCATCCTAATAGTTGACGACATTATAAAGAGTGGGGAGACCCAAAACGCTCTTCTAAACCTTGTCTATAAGGCGAAGGCTGAAGTCGCGGGGATATTTGCTATGATAGCTGTCGGAAATGAGTGGATGGAGAAGATGAGAATGCCTTCTGACTGCCAGATAGAAGTAATCCTTAAAGTTGGATGA
- a CDS encoding aldehyde ferredoxin oxidoreductase family protein, whose amino-acid sequence MFGYAGRILRVNLSTGKTSLEPLKEEMAKKYIGGIGLGIRLLVDNSKPGIDPLSPENPLILTTGPLSGTVAPTGGNGHAFVAKSPLTNGVGEAKSHGFFGAELKRAGYDAVIFEGKAEKPVYVWIDDDSVQIMDAKHLWGKSPQETEDIIREELGDYYIRVAAIGLAGEKLSRIACIINDKTRAAGRCGLGAVMGSKNLKAIAIRGTKDVPVAKPEEFLEFVKVLHERMKGPATVKYRTLGTPQNVLVHNSLGCLPTRNFTNAVFEGAEKVSGEYLNMRFVTKIIGCSSCAMRCEHIAVVPEGPYKGTMARVEYEPLWAFGPHCGVDRMDAIIKAIDLCNYYGMDSISAGNIVGFAMDCYEHGILTKDDTGGLDLKFGNAEAIVKLTEMMGRREGLGNILAEGVKRAAEIIGKGAEKLAVHIKGLEMTGYDIRGLKTAAVGYAVSFRGADHNRHGAYALDIAGKVDRFKFEKGRSKLVIEIEDLYTIIDSLIVCKFSRGVYYKGFEDLAKYYVLVTGMEMTAEELRRAGERISNLARLYNIREGFTRKDDHLPIKVMTTPIPDETVSKGSYITQEELDFMLDDYYAHRGWTREGIPTLEKLNELGLEDLAYIVRDKF is encoded by the coding sequence TTGTTTGGTTACGCTGGTAGGATTTTAAGAGTGAACCTGTCAACTGGGAAGACTTCGCTTGAACCGCTGAAGGAGGAGATGGCAAAGAAGTATATTGGCGGCATAGGCTTAGGTATAAGGCTACTAGTCGACAACTCAAAGCCCGGCATCGACCCGCTTAGCCCGGAGAACCCACTGATACTTACAACCGGGCCGCTCAGCGGTACAGTTGCGCCAACGGGCGGTAATGGACACGCCTTCGTCGCTAAGTCTCCGTTGACCAATGGAGTTGGCGAAGCTAAGTCGCATGGTTTCTTCGGCGCTGAACTTAAGAGGGCTGGTTACGACGCGGTGATATTTGAGGGAAAAGCCGAGAAACCCGTCTACGTATGGATAGACGACGACAGCGTTCAGATAATGGATGCTAAACACCTTTGGGGTAAATCCCCGCAGGAGACCGAAGATATCATTAGGGAGGAGCTAGGCGACTATTATATTCGCGTAGCGGCGATAGGTTTAGCAGGCGAAAAGCTCTCGCGGATCGCATGCATAATCAATGATAAAACTAGAGCTGCTGGGAGATGCGGCCTGGGCGCCGTCATGGGGTCAAAGAACCTTAAAGCCATAGCTATTAGAGGAACTAAAGATGTCCCGGTAGCTAAGCCAGAAGAATTCTTAGAGTTTGTTAAGGTTCTGCATGAGAGGATGAAGGGGCCTGCAACAGTTAAGTATAGAACTCTCGGAACACCGCAGAACGTTTTAGTCCACAATTCTCTCGGCTGCCTACCAACGAGGAACTTCACGAATGCCGTCTTCGAGGGCGCTGAGAAGGTTAGCGGCGAATACCTGAACATGCGCTTCGTAACTAAAATTATCGGCTGTTCCTCATGCGCGATGAGGTGCGAGCACATAGCTGTTGTGCCGGAAGGCCCATATAAAGGGACTATGGCTAGGGTTGAATATGAGCCGTTGTGGGCTTTCGGCCCCCACTGCGGCGTCGATCGGATGGATGCCATAATTAAGGCCATAGACCTATGTAATTATTATGGCATGGATTCGATATCAGCCGGTAACATTGTTGGCTTCGCAATGGATTGCTATGAGCATGGAATATTGACGAAAGATGATACTGGTGGATTAGACCTGAAGTTCGGTAACGCTGAAGCAATTGTTAAGCTAACTGAGATGATGGGTAGGCGTGAGGGGCTAGGTAACATATTGGCTGAGGGCGTTAAAAGGGCTGCGGAAATCATTGGGAAAGGTGCCGAGAAGCTCGCTGTTCACATTAAGGGTCTTGAGATGACCGGCTACGACATTAGGGGGCTTAAGACAGCCGCCGTAGGCTACGCGGTCTCGTTCCGAGGAGCCGACCACAACAGGCATGGAGCCTACGCCCTAGACATAGCTGGGAAAGTTGACAGATTCAAGTTTGAGAAGGGTAGATCTAAGCTGGTTATTGAGATAGAGGACCTATATACAATAATTGATTCGCTCATAGTCTGCAAGTTCTCCAGAGGGGTCTACTATAAGGGGTTTGAGGATCTAGCCAAATATTATGTGCTTGTAACCGGAATGGAGATGACGGCTGAAGAGTTGAGGCGGGCTGGCGAGAGAATAAGCAATCTGGCGAGACTATATAATATTAGAGAAGGGTTCACGAGGAAAGATGATCATCTGCCAATCAAAGTTATGACGACACCGATACCAGACGAAACAGTGTCGAAGGGAAGCTACATAACTCAAGAGGAGCTAGACTTTATGCTTGACGATTACTATGCGCATAGGGGCTGGACAAGGGAAGGGATCCCAACCCTTGAGAAGCTCAATGAGCTAGGTCTGGAGGATTTGGCGTACATCGTTAGGGATAAGTTTTAA